The stretch of DNA GGTCACGCGCGGCGCACGGAACCGCGGCCCGGCCTTCCAGACTGCCGCGCGGCCGCCGCAGCGTCAACCGGCCCGGGGCGATCCCCGGAGCGGTATTCTGGACGCCGGGAACCGCGGCTCGTCACATGTTTCGCGGCCGTTCTGCAACGCCCGGCCGCCGGCGATTCGGACAGCTGACGCGCACCGGCCGGAAACGGATGTCCCGCAACTCCGGGGCCGTCCCTTTGGGGCCGCGGACCCGGATCGTGGTCCCGCGCGGACGGCCGGCATCGTCCGCGGTCCCGGTGAGTTCCGCCGGCGCATCCGTGTCGGAAAATAGAAATCGGCGTGATCTTTCGCCATCGATCCCCGCTGCACGCCGGGGAATCGTGGCAGGAGCGCGCTTCCATCCATCAACGCTGGATTGCACCACCATGCTGCTCACCATCCGCACGACGCACGCGCCCGCCACCGACCTGGGCTACCTGCTGGGAAAGAACCCGGCGCGGTCGCAGCGCTTTGACCTGGGGTTCGGGACGGCGCACGTCTTTTATCCCGAAGCCACGGAGGAGGCGTGCACGGCGGCGCTGCTGCTGGACGTGGATCCCGTGGGCCTGGTGCGCGGGCGCGGCAACGGCGACGGCGGCACGCTTGACCAGTACGTGAACGACCGGCCGTACGCCGCGTCGTCCTTTCTGTCCGTCGCGCTGTCGCGGGTGCTGCGCAGCGCCATGTCGGGGGTGAGCCGCGACCGTCCGGAACTGGCCGCCACCGCCATCCCGCTGGAGGCGCGCATCACGGTGGTTCCCGTGCGCGGCGGGGCGGAGGTGCTGCGGCGCCTGTTCGAGCCGCTGGGCTACGTGGTGGATGCGGAGGCGCATCCGCTGGACCCCGCGCACCCGGAGTGGGGCGACAGCCGCTACCTGACCGTCACCCTGCGCGCCGAAACCCGTCTGGCCGCGCTGCTGACGCACCTGTACGTGCTGATTCCCGTGCTGGACGGCGCCAAGCACTACTTCGTGGGGGATGAGGAGGTCGAGAAGCTGCTGCGCCACGGCGAGGGCTGGCTGGCCGCCCACCCGGAGCGCACGATGATCGCCTCGCGCTACCTGAAGCGCCGCCGCTCGCTGGTGGACCAGGCGCTGGCCCGGCTGGTGGAGCCCGAGCCGGACGCCGCGGACGAGGGCGCCGCGCCGGACGAGCCCACGCTGGCCGCCGTCCGCGACGCGGAGGAGGGGGCGCTGGAGGCGCGCATAAGCCTGCACCAGCAGCGGCTGGAAACGGTGATGCAGGCGCTGCGCGAAAGCGGCGCCGCCCGCGTGCTGGACCTGGGCTGCGGCGAGGGAAAGCTGCTGCGCATGCTGCTGGCCGAGCCGCGCTTCACGGAAATCGTGGGGATGGACGTGTCGCACCGCGTGCTGGAGGTGGCCGCGGACCGGCTGAAGCTGGACCGGCAGCCCCCGCGCGTCCGCGACCGCGTGCGGCTGATCCACGGCGCGCTCACGTATCGCGACGGGCGCCTGGCCGGCTACGACGCGGCCGCCGTGGTGGAGGTGATCGAGCACCTGGATGCGCCGCGGCTGGCGGCATTCGAGCGGGTGCTGTGGGAGTACGCCCGTCCGGAAACGATCGTGCTGACCACGCCCAACGCGGAATACAACGTCCGCTGGCCCACGCTGCCCGCCGGCCGCTTTCGCCACAGGGACCATCGGTTCGAGTGGACGCGGGCGGAGTTCGCGGAATGGGCGGAGGGCGTGTGCGCGCGGTTCGGCTACATCGTCCGCCTGCTCCCCGTGGGCCCGGTGGACGAGGAGGTCGGCGCGCCGACGCAGATGGCGGTGTTCACCCGCACGGACTCGGCCATGGTGGACGTGAGTCTGGAAAGCGGGGATGGATGATCAACCGGCTGATCCGCTTTTTCAGCGGACGGGATCCGGAGCCGGTGGCCGGGCCGGGGCCGGTGCTGGACGAGCAGTACGTGGAAGCCCGGATCATGGCGCGGCTGCTGGATGTGCTTCGTGCCGGCGACGCGGAGCGCGCGTTGGCGGAGGCGGCGCTGCGCCGGGAGGCCGACTCCGTTTTCCCCAGCCAGTGGCCGCGGACGGACGCCATCCTCCGCGGCTGGCGCTACCTGGGCTACTACACAGAGCGCCCGGACGCGGCCACGCCCGTACGTCCCGGCTCCGCCGCGGCCGAGGTGCTGGCCTCGCACGGCGACGGGTTCGTGCGCGCGGAGATGGTGGCGCGGCTGGCGGAGCAGCGCGACGGGCGTGAGCTGTGGCCGCTGCTGCTACGCGCCAAGGACTGGGTGCCGCAGGTGCGGGACGCCGCGCGCGCCGCGCTGCGTGACCGTCTGCTGGCGGGATACGAGGAGCACTGGATGCGCAACCTGGCGCTGGTGCTCTGGGCGGGCGAAGGCGAACGGGCCGACGCTGGACTGGCGGCGGAGGTGATGGCGCTGGTGCGGGCATCGCCGCGGGGCGAGGAGATGCTGACGCGCGGCCTGCACTCGGGGGAAAGGGCGGTGCGCCACGCCGCCTTCGCCGCGCTGACGGACGTCGGGGGTCCAGAGTTGGCTTACAGGCTGGAAACCGTGCTGCTGCGTTCGGACGACGTGGCGGTGCGGCGGCGGGCGGCGGCCATGGTCGCAACGCTGGAGGATGAGGATGCGCGAAGGCTGCACGCGTACCTTCGGCTGGACCGCGCGGCCGTGATCCGGGCGCGCGGGCTGGAACTCGCCGTCCGCGTGGCGACGGACCCGGAGTGGATGCTGCGCGAGGGGTTGGTGGACCGCTCCGCGATGGTGCGGCAGACGGCGCGCTTTCATCTGAAGACGGTGGCCCCGCTGGATGTGGCGGCGTTTTACCGCGAGCGGATCACGGCGGATCATCCCCAGCTGGCCGTGGCAGTGGCCGGCCTGGGGGAGACGGGGACGGCGGCGGATTTCGGCATCCTCTCGGCACAGCTGAACCACCGGTCGGCCGCGGTGCGGCGGGCGGCGGTGCGCGCGCCGGACAGGCTGGCGGGCGGAAGCGAGGTGGAGGTGTTTCTCGCCGCGCTGAACGACGCGTCGGGCGGCGTGTCCAGGCAGGCGGTGGAGGCGCTGCGCTCGCGGCGCAGCCTGGTGCCGGCGGGCCGGCTCGCGGCGCTGGCGGAGGCGGATGAGGCGCACGTGCGCCGCAACGCGTTCCGCCTGCTGCAGACGGGACCCGCGTGGAGCGCGATCGTGTGGATTCTGCGCGGCTGTGCGGATGACGATCCCCGGATCGCACTGGCGGCGCAGAACCATCTTCGCCGCTGGCGGCCGCGGCTGAACCGCACGGCCGCGCAGCCGTCGATGGCGCAGAAGCTCGCCGCGCGCGAGGCGATGAACGAGGCGGGCGATCGAATCCCGCCATCCATGAAAGACTGGCTCCACTTCGTTCTCCGCTGACCGGCGGAGCGCGCCGGGGCGGAACGAGAGGAGTACCGTGAACAAGCACCTGATTCTGCCCCTGGGCACCCACGTAACGCTGCGGCACCCGGCCACCACCGGCGCCGGAGTGCTGATCGCGCCCGCGGGCGCCGTGGGCCACGTGGTCCGCGCGCCGGACGACGCCTCGCATTCCTACCGCGTCCGCCTGCCGGGCGGCGCGGAGGTGTCCGTGCGCC from Longimicrobium terrae encodes:
- a CDS encoding 3' terminal RNA ribose 2'-O-methyltransferase Hen1, translated to MLLTIRTTHAPATDLGYLLGKNPARSQRFDLGFGTAHVFYPEATEEACTAALLLDVDPVGLVRGRGNGDGGTLDQYVNDRPYAASSFLSVALSRVLRSAMSGVSRDRPELAATAIPLEARITVVPVRGGAEVLRRLFEPLGYVVDAEAHPLDPAHPEWGDSRYLTVTLRAETRLAALLTHLYVLIPVLDGAKHYFVGDEEVEKLLRHGEGWLAAHPERTMIASRYLKRRRSLVDQALARLVEPEPDAADEGAAPDEPTLAAVRDAEEGALEARISLHQQRLETVMQALRESGAARVLDLGCGEGKLLRMLLAEPRFTEIVGMDVSHRVLEVAADRLKLDRQPPRVRDRVRLIHGALTYRDGRLAGYDAAAVVEVIEHLDAPRLAAFERVLWEYARPETIVLTTPNAEYNVRWPTLPAGRFRHRDHRFEWTRAEFAEWAEGVCARFGYIVRLLPVGPVDEEVGAPTQMAVFTRTDSAMVDVSLESGDG